The Branchiostoma lanceolatum isolate klBraLanc5 chromosome 12, klBraLanc5.hap2, whole genome shotgun sequence DNA segment GCTCTATGGAACCAACCAATTACAGTGCTACAATCAAGCAGGAAGAGTTAGAGGGTCAAAAGTGGTGGTTTGAAGGAGATAATGACCTTGAAGGAAACAAGATGGTGGACAGTGAAGTGAAGGAAGAAGATGCCAGTTTCGAAGAAGTTAGTGCTGATGATTTAGATATGGAAAACTTTTTGAGGTTTagtgaaagaaaggaaaagaccaTTAACAGATTGGAGCTACAATTGGATGATGTTACAgcagaaatgaaaacagaagttcAAGGTCACAAAGCACAAGTATCTGACCAAGTGAAGATCATAGGGCAACATGGAAGCCAATCAGAAAGCAGCAGACAGGCAGTGCCTCaccctgaccaatcagagcacagacACACCTTTCAGGAAAGAAGACAATTGGACCAATCATGTACCAAGGAAGAAACACCTTCAGTTCAAGAAAGCAAATTTGTTGACCAAACAGAAAATGTGGTCTTGGACATACAATTAATTCAAAATAGCCAATCAGGGAGAACTTTAGAGGGTGTTAGCCAACCAGAGGACATAAGGCATCAGAAACATGTAGACGAATCAGGCTCAGAGAGGAAAGGTCCTCAGGGTCTGCTTTACAGGTGCATGTTGTGTGGTCCCAAACAAGAGCAGCTGTTGGCTTCTCCAGATTTAGCGCTACACCTAACAGGGTACCATCATGTGGAGAACCCGGATGTTTTTCTCCAGGGTCCGTTGTCATGTTTCTCCCCTTGCAAAAGCTAACTTCATCttacagatttttttatttatatatattttggcATCAAGATGTTGTCTGTAGAATTTCCTATTTTTGGGGTGACAAGGTAAACTTACACAAGATGCAAATTACGTCTGTCTGTTGGTCTTAATTAGCTTCACAGAAACTCACACAAAAAGGAACACCATACCGTACTAGAGGCATATCAAAACTTTTAATACACCAGGAAGAGATTCCAATTAACTTGTATAGCAATGTGTATTCTCCAGAAAGGTGATAGATGTTTTCTTTCCtgaacactatacattgtataactaTTTGAAAATACATACTCATGAATGATTAAAATGAGTTAACAGTATGATTTCtgtattcatttatcatttcaCAACAAGATGAGTGTACATGATATGAATGCATTTGTTGTGGTGCAATAGCGGTCTCTTGCATATTCTGAATTCTATTTTCGAGTCAATGTAATATTACACTAAACCATTATTAGTTAGTATAGCTTTGGATCTGAATGAGAATACTTCGACACTGATGCTTTTTACTACATATGTATGTTCAAACTAAAGAAAGGAGAAAAGAATAAAGTCTAAAATATTTTTACTTAAAACTTAAAGGAACAACAGAGGTATGTGAGTAAAAAATCCTACCTagtctagcctccatagcaggctttgaatcggcttttttgggggctaaataatacactttttgcagccagtccgtaactATCAACCTCCCCATAACCATAGTTACGGGCtagctgcaaaaagtgtattatttagcccaaaaaaaagccggttcaaagcctgctatggaggctataccTAGTCTACATCTTAAGAtcttcaacaaaaaaaattttttctgAATATGTATAATACAAGAGCATATGAATGAATGTATTTCGTCTTTTTTTTCTGGCTGTAATGAAATGTAAACAATGATCTTTACGCGTCACATTACATTTTTGGCTTGCTGATAAGGAATACAAAGTAATGAAGTTAAAAGTCATATTTTGTGACATCTTGCAAAAGAAAATGAGAAGGTACCAACCAATGATGCCATAAATTCTGAATACCAAAATTCCATGATGATTTTGAAAGAATACCTCAAGAAATATGATTCTTACCAATAAGATCCATTCATACCGTAACATTTTcagtgtaaatgtacatgtaaaatctgtaacgttatatacatctTTTAAATTCATAGCATTTACAGTAGCCCACCTCATTTTAATGTAGCGTTATTATATTTTACGTTGTTTTTATTCAAGATGTTAACATGTCTTCAGATATAAGTAAAATAAACATAAGCCTGGTACTAATCAATAATTTTTGTTGTCAACTTTCTTCAAACATTCatatcacagtgactgtaaaatgttttaacttcacagtgCTAAATATTGGTGACCTTATTATTGCAGAGCTTTCAGTGAGcaaaatacacttttgctgagCAGCTGACTTAAAGCTTGGATAGCCTTCGAAAATGCCTTCTGACATAGCGTTACCTAATTACCACATTTTATGCTTATTTACAACATCATTTTCAATATCTTTACAAAAGATAACATTTTTGTTGGCCACAATGAATTGCTTCGGTGTCAACAACCCAACAACACATAAATGACAAAAAGAGTCCACATATTTTAATAATTCTTTAAGATGGCctgaaattttaaaaacatcATTAATAGTTATGATACCTTTACATGTTTCTTGCGTTCTCTCTACAAGATCATAGTCTGCAACCAATTACAGCAAATTCAGAAGAAACGAGCCAACCGATAAattggcagaaaaaaaatctatgaaGAGTCTTCTTCACGTTGTTCTGTTTCCGTCGCAGAGTCCTGTCCAGTAACGTCGTCTTCCGCATTCACAAACTCAAACTCCTGGGAGATGGATCTTTTTCGTTCCTTTTTTCCCCCAGGATCCTTTGCAGCAGCATCATCAGTCTTGTCCTCAAGACCTGAGGCCAGTTTATTTTCCTTGTCTTTAAGGACATTTTCGTCAATGTCTTGAGTTTCCTTACACTCGGAAGACTCCTCAGTGTTCTCGGATGTCATGGAAGATTTTAAGGATGCTTCCTTCTGATGATAGTCCAACAGTTCTTGAGGCTGAGGTTCCACTTTTTCCACCACAGCAGCGTTGAAACTTTCACGACTCTGCGTCTCCGACAAGTTCGTACTGATGCTGTCTTTGCTTTCCGTCTGTGACAGGTAGTTCGACAGACTGTCCGTTTCCGACGTGTCGATGTTTTCTTCGTCTAGCTTGGTCTCTTCCTGGTCGTGCGATGCCTCCTTGGTGAAGTAGTTGTCGTCGATGACTATTTCTTCCGACTCAAGAATGTTGGTGCTGAACTTAAGAGTCCCCTTTAGAATATCTCTTACCTAGCAATGAAATAAAAGGGATAAAACATCAGATCAAATATTGATTCAAAAATTTACAGCTTAATTCTTTTATCATACAACCTTATATCTACATTTTGATACtgagcaacacaatcacaaagGTCGTTTCAGAAAGTGGCAATTTACcaaaatatttagaatgcaacTGCTTAGGGGTTAGCAACCCCACTGGTGGTTTATAGGGTTGGGGATTTAATTCCAGAGGTCTCAACATATTTTAGATATGATAGCGAAGTCAAAACTGTCTTGGAAATGGTGGACTACCAAAAGAACTTAGTCAAATTTCCATCAAGATTTCTGTTTTTAAAGATCAGTATGATGTTGTATAACAAGAATATGTAATTGACACTGGATGGTGCCGTACCATTAGTTCATTCTTCACAACTTACAATGTAGTTTAGTACTAATATGTGGGATTAGAGCCTAGAACTGCTTGTTCACAAGATGAAGAAATACTGACCTGTTTCAGACCTGCTAAAGCCAAGAAAACTTCATCCTCATGTTTCAGATCTTCCTGCAGCATTTTGTCTTGTAGATGACCTGGAAAAGAAAGACCAGACTTGAGTATCATTTACTTGAACTAGGATATCATTGTTACCTACTATCAATTTTGCTACTAGCTTCAACTTTTTGTATGTAAAAGTCATCAAGTTTTCAACCTGTTCACTTTAATTTGAAGCCATTTTTACAAGCTACATTATTTTTACTTCTCTTCTAAATAGCTCAAGAAACAGACCATCAAATATGGCACTATGAACAAATGAGAGAATGAACGAAAGAATGAAGGAATGGACTGTAGAAAAAAGAACGTACCGATGTGGGCGTCCATCTTGCTGCTGCAGTATTTACACATGGCCTCCATGTCATGCAGCCTGGACTGCAGGGCAGCCTTTTTCTTCTGCAGCTTATCAGCCTCCTGCAGCAAAACCAACAACAGATATTAGCATAAACATTCATCTGTGTCTGTCATTGCCATTGGTTAAAATGTGGTCCAATATACTGTTGCCTTCTTCTagtctgaccaaggaggtttaaacctccttggtctgaccaTCTCAATGGGTGACATTTATTACTTGGCAATTCAGATCTGAGGAGAGCTGCAGTAGAGGCAGCCAAAAAATCAGCTTTTTCCTCTCAAGGTAGACCTGTGTCAGTTATAAACAGGGAATTCAAataatgtcatatttgattccTTGTAAGTAAATAATATGGCTGGATAAAACTTAAAGATATCTTGCTTAAAGAATCCACTGTCCTTTGTGATTTATCAACATCAACGTTTCCAATATCACTACACAGCATCTATGGCAGGACCACAAAAAGTGCTGACTTCTAAGTTGTATCCAGCTGTAACAGATCATTAGTGATCAAATAGCTGCTACcaagatgtctaacctttatcaccTGTAAATGGAAACTAAACAAATTAAGCTGGTATGGTAGAAATATAACACCAGAAAGTCGACAAAGAATGACCGAAGAAAAGAGAACAGTAACACCATTGACATGAGCACATCTGCACCAAAATGTCCACACAAAACCATTCCATGAACCTTTCTTGTTTGTCCCAGAATTAAACACCCTAGAACTGTAGAAAGTCTAACCCTTGATTTTCATCACTGTTGTTCATTCTGATCAATAATAGTACTACGATAACCATAGTACTAGTTGGCCAACTGCTTCCACCAGCCACCTACAATCTGTTGACAAAAACTCACAGGTTTCAACCACTGGTAGAACGCTGTTCCATGGATGTCACGTGGTGACTTTGGCAACTTAAACTTGGCCTTGGTTAGGGGTGAAGTCGATGAATTATCAGTGGTCGCTTTCCCGTCAGAAGTATTTGATAGAGTTGCGGTCTTAGGATggtgtatacaatgtatgtacatgtaggttagatggttttggacaatttctacatTTCAGACCACAATGCAACAACCACTGCATATGTTAAAAGATTCATAGTAACCCTTACAATTTAACCATGAGGTGGAAACTCTTACCTCTTTCATCGATgtcttaacctttgacctacgAGAGGACGCCGCACCCCCCAGCGAAGGGTCCTTGGAAGCCTGGGGGGACTTTGCCATGTCCTGTAGAGGCTCCATCTTTGCTGGCGCACGGGACGAAGAACTGGAAGTAGCTTTCAAATCTTCCAGTTCATCTTCCAACGGATGAGAGAAACCTAGAAAACAGAGGGCAGTACATTATATAAGTAGTTGGAAGTGAAATGCTTTTTGGCCAGAAGTTTAGTGATTGTAGACAGGCATCGCTGACTTAAAGACTAAGTTTGTGCAGAGAGGGACAGAAGCAAGAtgcacaaagaaataaaaatgtGGCGGGCAAGATGTCCAGGTTTAAGCCAGCGTCACACAGCGGGAAAATAGCATGTACACCGAGTCAGTGAGCTCGAAAGGACATTTCCTGCCGGTGTGCTTTGGATCACTGTGCTATTTTTAGGGATCTGCCATATTTGCAGGTCACTGAGTCCAGTGTCGTGTAGGTCTTCTGGTGACTTTGGAATTTGGTGAAATTCTAGTGATCAACAAATTTTGTTGAAGGATGTTGacattgtgacgccggcttaaaagATAGACCAGACAGCATGTACATTATGAACTTATTACGGAAATTTTGTACACAGTTTGGACAAATGTGTAAAATCTTTAgaataattatgataatagcaGGCAAATTTTCCCCATACAATATATCAATGAACCTTTATCCTATTTTGCAAGACCCTCAAAGCTTTTGGCTTGTCCataatatcttcttttttttttggaaaatcatGCATAATGAGGGCAGCTACGGCACCTGGGTGACGGGAGGGTGATTCACccttgacccttgacctctcAGGGTCAGAGGGCACATGTCGTGGCGATCGGAAAAGCTCAGAGTCCTCGGAGCTGGAACTGAACCAATCGGCTGCAACAACAGCTACAGGCGGGAGAACACCGCGTACAACAGACAGAGggagtgaaaatgtacatagaTGTCTTCAGAGGGCAAAAGGCATAGTCTGAGGTGAAGCAGAGAATCATGCATGTGGGAAATACTGACTAGTACATGAATAGGTTTCAGGTGACAGTGGCATAGGCTTCGGGTCATCTGAACTCGAGAAATATCAGAGGATTGATCAAAAGCTTGATGGTAAGATCTCTAGAGCTATAGAAATAGCTCTTTATACCTACGAGAAGtacaaatatcaaacatcaagcTCTCTGGATCTTAATTCCAACAAAATCAATcataaggccataccaatttcgATTTCTCAGAATTTTACAGAAAGGTAAatgaagtacagtcaaaatAGAAATGAAACAGGGCCGACACCCTACATTACAGACCAAAATGCAGGCACAGGAGCAACAAAATCAATAATAAATTGTGTTTTAATTCTGATGCACTAAGCAGTAAATGGGAAAACTATAACAACTACGTGCACATGTAGGAAGATGAAGAATTTCATTTGGGGGTCGATTCATAACCTGGATGGTACTTGACATGCAGGTTTTGTTTCACAATGAAGGAATCCGAGAACCTAGGAATCAAAGtggtgtgtaaaaaaaaatctatgggAGTTGGTAAGCTACATCTATGGATCACTGAAAAATACTTCATGAAGTTTGAAAAAGATGATATGACCTTGTCTGTCTTTAAATGATTTAAATCTGCAAGGTTCATCTAATATTATCATTCTCAGGTGTTTTCCTCCTCACCAGTTTCTGGTTCGCTGTCCGCTTTTTTCATGGTCCTCTTCCGCACTTCTCCTCCCTTCGGCTTCTGCATTTTCCGCGTCAGGGTCGACCAACCAGCTGTGACCTTGCTCCCCACGTTCTGCATGGACTTTGCCCTCTGACCCCTCTGTTGCTGGTTTTGATTGCCATtggaggggtcagaggtcattttCATCTGGTGTCCATAGTGGTATTCATAGTTGACTGGTCGAGGGAAGTTCTGAGTGTAGAAGTAGAATATCATACAGCAATCAGTTAGTATAAGCATGACTTTTGTATACACAGAAGCCTATTTCTCCCTCACCGAATTACTCTATTGCttaaaggggcccaaagcaataGTAGGGCCTGAAAATAGGAAGTTGAAAGtcatttatttagtcatttctatacatgattagttcaaacaacactcgCACAATGTATACCTACGTCCATGATGCCAACCTAcgatgctgttgttgttgtgatgtgagaactcactgaaaatcgtcgctggggtccattttttgggcccttatattgctttgggcccctttaaCACTTAAGATAAGATTcgaatcccactt contains these protein-coding regions:
- the LOC136446493 gene encoding TBC1 domain family member 5-like isoform X2, whose product is MDDRLMISNPVYQEQEDSNTIEDNLFEDSSEPSAPVTHSYSDEWKRLFTSPDYIRTVRQAALRGELRSCRFRSVCWRLFLEVIPESQSDWTYKVKQWRSMYNDIRDMHIVNPRQKAKELDLAISNPLSQEEESPWNQFFKDEELREMISQDVRRTFPEIEFFQKKDLREMMINILFCYARENIRLGYRQGMHELLAPVIFVLHCDHQAFLHASEISTTPDIARLVLDPAYLENDAYAMFCQIMETVEPWYSHLCVETPPASQNHDIAMQVPFSNPEDSAPSPAIVTKLTRVQDIILKKHDHTLHAHLRRLQIPPQVYGIRWIRLLFGREFPLQDLLFLWDAIFSDGISFGLVDYIFVAMLLYIKNLLVSGDYQTCMTTLMRYPPMGDVHFLVNKALYLRDPKNFPRPVNYEYHYGHQMKMTSDPSNGNQNQQQRGQRAKSMQNVGSKVTAGWSTLTRKMQKPKGGEVRKRTMKKADSEPETAVVAADWFSSSSEDSELFRSPRHVPSDPERSRVKGESPSRHPGFSHPLEDELEDLKATSSSSSRAPAKMEPLQDMAKSPQASKDPSLGGAASSRRSKVKTSMKETATLSNTSDGKATTDNSSTSPLTKAKFKLPKSPRDIHGTAFYQWLKPEADKLQKKKAALQSRLHDMEAMCKYCSSKMDAHIGHLQDKMLQEDLKHEDEVFLALAGLKQVRDILKGTLKFSTNILESEEIVIDDNYFTKEASHDQEETKLDEENIDTSETDSLSNYLSQTESKDSISTNLSETQSRESFNAAVVEKVEPQPQELLDYHQKEASLKSSMTSENTEESSECKETQDIDENVLKDKENKLASGLEDKTDDAAAKDPGGKKERKRSISQEFEFVNAEDDVTGQDSATETEQREEDSS
- the LOC136446493 gene encoding TBC1 domain family member 5-like isoform X4, with amino-acid sequence MADSKTQRLSDDIHSTLDMFGNGGHPLSGKTETMDDRLMISNPVYQEQEDSNTIEDNLFEDSSEPSAPVTHSYSDEWKRLFTSPDYIRTVRQAALRGELRSCRFRSVCWRLFLEVIPESQSDWTYKVKQWRSMYNDIRDMHIVNPRQKAKELDLAISNPLSQEEESPWNQFFKDEELREMISQDVRRTFPEIEFFQKKDLREMMINILFCYARENIRLGYRQGMHELLAPVIFVLHCDHQAFLHASEISTTPDIARLVLDPAYLENDAYAMFCQIMETVEPWYSHLCVETPPASQNHDIAMQVPFSNPEDSAPSPAIVTKLTRVQDIILKKHDHTLHAHLRRLQIPPQVYGIRWIRLLFGREFPLQDLLFLWDAIFSDGISFGLVDYIFVAMLLYIKNLLVSGDYQTCMTTLMRYPPMGDVHFLVNKALYLRDPKNFPRPVNYEYHYGHQMKMTSDPSNGNQNQQQRGQRAKSMQNVGSKVTAGWSTLTRKMQKPKGGEVRKRTMKKADSEPETAVVAADWFSSSSEDSELFRSPRHVPSDPERSRVKGESPSRHPGFSHPLEDELEDLKATSSSSSRAPAKMEPLQDMAKSPQASKDPSLGGAASSRRSKVKTSMKEEADKLQKKKAALQSRLHDMEAMCKYCSSKMDAHIGHLQDKMLQEDLKHEDEVFLALAGLKQVRDILKGTLKFSTNILESEEIVIDDNYFTKEASHDQEETKLDEENIDTSETDSLSNYLSQTESKDSISTNLSETQSRESFNAAVVEKVEPQPQELLDYHQKEASLKSSMTSENTEESSECKETQDIDENVLKDKENKLASGLEDKTDDAAAKDPGGKKERKRSISQEFEFVNAEDDVTGQDSATETEQREEDSS
- the LOC136446493 gene encoding TBC1 domain family member 5-like isoform X1, whose amino-acid sequence is MADSKTQRLSDDIHSTLDMFGNGGHPLSGKTETMDDRLMISNPVYQEQEDSNTIEDNLFEDSSEPSAPVTHSYSDEWKRLFTSPDYIRTVRQAALRGELRSCRFRSVCWRLFLEVIPESQSDWTYKVKQWRSMYNDIRDMHIVNPRQKAKELDLAISNPLSQEEESPWNQFFKDEELREMISQDVRRTFPEIEFFQKKDLREMMINILFCYARENIRLGYRQGMHELLAPVIFVLHCDHQAFLHASEISTTPDIARLVLDPAYLENDAYAMFCQIMETVEPWYSHLCVETPPASQNHDIAMQVPFSNPEDSAPSPAIVTKLTRVQDIILKKHDHTLHAHLRRLQIPPQVYGIRWIRLLFGREFPLQDLLFLWDAIFSDGISFGLVDYIFVAMLLYIKNLLVSGDYQTCMTTLMRYPPMGDVHFLVNKALYLRDPKNFPRPVNYEYHYGHQMKMTSDPSNGNQNQQQRGQRAKSMQNVGSKVTAGWSTLTRKMQKPKGGEVRKRTMKKADSEPETAVVAADWFSSSSEDSELFRSPRHVPSDPERSRVKGESPSRHPGFSHPLEDELEDLKATSSSSSRAPAKMEPLQDMAKSPQASKDPSLGGAASSRRSKVKTSMKETATLSNTSDGKATTDNSSTSPLTKAKFKLPKSPRDIHGTAFYQWLKPEADKLQKKKAALQSRLHDMEAMCKYCSSKMDAHIGHLQDKMLQEDLKHEDEVFLALAGLKQVRDILKGTLKFSTNILESEEIVIDDNYFTKEASHDQEETKLDEENIDTSETDSLSNYLSQTESKDSISTNLSETQSRESFNAAVVEKVEPQPQELLDYHQKEASLKSSMTSENTEESSECKETQDIDENVLKDKENKLASGLEDKTDDAAAKDPGGKKERKRSISQEFEFVNAEDDVTGQDSATETEQREEDSS
- the LOC136446493 gene encoding TBC1 domain family member 5-like isoform X3, giving the protein MADSKTQRLSDDIHSTLDMFGNGGHPLSGKTETMDDRLMISNPVYQEQEDSNTIEDNLFEDSSEPSAPVTHSYSDEWKRLFTSPDYIRTVRQAALRGELRSCRFRSVCWRLFLEVIPESQSDWTYKVKQWRSMYNDIRDMHIVNPRQKAKELDLAISNPLSQEEESPWNQFFKDEELREMISQDVRRTFPEIEFFQKKDLREMMINILFCYARENIRLGYRQGMHELLAPVIFVLHCDHQAFLHASEISTTPDIARLVLDPAYLENDAYAMFCQIMETVEPWYSHLCVETPPASQNHDIAMQVPFSNPEDSAPSPAIVTKLTRVQDIILKKHDHTLHAHLRRLQIPPQVYGIRWIRLLFGREFPLQDLLFLWDAIFSDGISFGLVDYIFVAMLLYIKNLLVSGDYQTCMTTLMRYPPMGDVHFLVNKALYLRDPKNFPRPVNYEYHYGHQMKMTSDPSNGNQNQQQRGQRAKSMQNVGSKVTAGWSTLTRKMQKPKGGEVRKRTMKKADSEPETGFSHPLEDELEDLKATSSSSSRAPAKMEPLQDMAKSPQASKDPSLGGAASSRRSKVKTSMKETATLSNTSDGKATTDNSSTSPLTKAKFKLPKSPRDIHGTAFYQWLKPEADKLQKKKAALQSRLHDMEAMCKYCSSKMDAHIGHLQDKMLQEDLKHEDEVFLALAGLKQVRDILKGTLKFSTNILESEEIVIDDNYFTKEASHDQEETKLDEENIDTSETDSLSNYLSQTESKDSISTNLSETQSRESFNAAVVEKVEPQPQELLDYHQKEASLKSSMTSENTEESSECKETQDIDENVLKDKENKLASGLEDKTDDAAAKDPGGKKERKRSISQEFEFVNAEDDVTGQDSATETEQREEDSS